From Campylobacter showae:
AAAGCGGTCTATCTAACCGATATCGGCCTAAGCATGAAGGTTTCAAAAGACGAGGTATTTTTATTTGCCAACCGCTTGAGTAAAAACGAAGTGGTCGCAAACGCAGACGTCAAAATTTACTCCACTAAAAACAATCTCATCGCAAGCGGCATCACAAACGACGAAGGCGTGTTTAAATTTAATAAAAAAGACATCGGCAAAGACGTCTCAAGCGCAGTTTTAACGCTAGGTAAAGAGCAAAGCTTCATCGCGCTATCGCAAAACAAACGCCTAAACGAGGAGTCAAATTTAGACGCCAAAGATAGAAGCGAAACGTATAGCGCGTATTTGCACTTTGCTAGCAACATCATCCGCCCGCAGGAAAACATAAAAGGCGAGATCATCATCAAAAACGCGCTGTTTAAGAGCCTCTCAAACATGCCCGTTAAGCTAAAAATCAGAGATCCGCAAAACAAAGTGATCCTAAATAAAGGCGTAAACACCACCGAGCTTGGCGTGATAAATTTCGACGAGCCGGTAAACTCAGGACTAACCGGAACTTTTAAATTTGAAGTGATCTTTGCAAATAAAATCATCGATAGCTACGACTTTTCAGTCGAGTCTTTCACTCCGCAACGCATCAAAAACGAAGTTAAGCTAGATAAGCAAATTTACGCTCTAGACGATCTAATAGACGTAAAACTACAAAGCAACTACCTTTTTGGCGGAGCGGCAGCTAATTTAGAAGGCGACGTGGCGTTAAATTTATATCAACAAGATTACAAAAACGATAAATTTAAAGAGTATAAATTTAGCAACGGCGAATACGCGGCAAACGGTCTAGATCAGTTTACTAAACCAGTCACTCTAGACAACGAAGGCAAAGGCGCGACTGCGTTTAAGCTACAAAATAAAGGCAAAATCGCAAGTATTTTAAAAGGCACCGCGGTATTTACCATTAACGACGACGGCAAAAACGTGAGCGCTAGCAACGACTTTAGCGTATATCCTTTTGACGTGATGGTCGGCGTCAGAGCAAACGACACCTATATCGACGCAAACTCCAAACTAACGCTAAATTTCGTCAGCGTCGACCCGCTTAAAGACGAGGAGCTAAAAGATAGACAAAAAGCCGTCGAGATCAAAAAAGCGATCTGGGAATACAACTACGACAAAGAAGGCTATCTAAAATGGAACAAACGCTACGAAAAGGTCTTTAGCGATACTCTTAGCGGTAACGAATTCGTTTATGATTTTAGTCAAAGCGGCGACTTTATAGTCGTGGTTTCCGATATCCTAAGCGGTCACTCGGCAAATTTAGATATATATGTTAGCGGCTGGGATTACGGCGGCACGTTGCAACCGACAAAAGAGCTAGCTAAAGCCAAAATCAAGCTAAACCAAAAAGTCTATAAAAAAGGCGACTCGCTAAACGTAGACGTTAGCTCTGTGCTAAAAAGCGGCATCGGCATCATCACGGTCGAGTCAGAAAACGTCAAAAAGTATAAAGTCGTAAATATCCAAAACAACGTCGCAAACGCTAAATTTGACCTTGATTTCGACTTTGAGGGACTTTACGTCACGGCATCCATCATGCGCGTAGCCGATAACGACGTCTTGCCGTTTAGAACCTACGATAAAGTCTATGCAAAAGCGGATAAATCATACCGAGCGACAAACGTCAGCATCGAAGCGCCAAAAGTCGTCAAGTCAAACTCCAAATTTAAAACTACCGTAAAAACTGAGCCAAATGCGGAGGTTACGCTATTTGCAGTTGATGAAGGCGTGCTACAAGTAACAAATCAAAAGCTAAAGAGCCCGCTTGACTTTTTTGACAAAATTTTAAACGACGGCGTGCTTGATTATGACATCTACGCAAATTTGAGCGGATTTAAAAAAGACGGTAAAGTACTAAGCTTCGGCGGCGACGCGGCAGCTGCTCTCATGGAGATGAGAATGGCTAAATTTGCCAGCCCGGTCGATAAGAAAAACGTCAAAACCTACATCAAAATGCAAACCGCAAAAGCGGGCGCGGACGGCGTAGCGAACTTTGACGTAGAGGTACCTAGCGACTTTAACTCAGAGATAAATTTGGCAGTACTTAGCGTCATCGGCGATAAGCTTGGCTTTAGCGTAAATGCCGTCAAGGTAAAAGACGACATCATCCTAAAACCGACGCAAACGGCGTATTTGATCCAAGGCGATCAGGTAAACTACACGCTAAGAGTGATCAACACCACTAAAGAGCCAAAAACCGTTGCTCTAAGCATAGATACAAACCTAAACGCACAGCTAGCAGTTGACAGCATCGAGCTAAAACCTAACGAAAATGCGAAATTAAATTTCGTCATCGATGCTAACGCTACGGGTAAATCCTATATAAATTTCACCGCAAACGACGGTAAAAACGGCTATACATACTCGCAAAAGCTTGACGTCATCCACGCCTATCCGCTTAGCACCTACGCTAAAAATTTCCAGGCTACCGTGGAGAAAACATTTAAGCTTGACGAGGAGTTTAAACGCATCAGGATCGACGCATCAAGCTCTATCAAAGGCGTACTAAGCGCAAATAGTGACAAACTCGTAAACTACCCTTACGGATGCTCCGAGCAACGCTCAAGTAAGCTTTTTGAGCTAAATTTCCTAGTGCTTGGCGGAGACGATTCTAAAGAAGCCAAGGCAAAAGAAGCCGATAGAAAAAGATTCGTCGAAGCAGGCTTGCAAGACGTAATCAACATGCAAAAAACAGACGGTAGTATCGGCTACTGGCATCAGTTAGGCTACACGAACAACTTTGCTTCGATCTACGCTATCGATATGCTATTTACACTTGAAAAATCAGGCTTTGCGCTAGATAGCCACGTAAAAAGTAAAGCGATCGACTGGCTAAAAGCGTTTGGCAGCAACGATAACTTACAAGCCCTTTACGCAGCCTACGTCCTAAGCACGCAAAAGAAACTCGATAGATCAAAGCTAAACACTCTATACGATCAAAAGAGATACCAAAATAGCGCACTTGACGGATACTTGATGGCAGCGATCCTCAAAAACGAGGGACTAAATAAAGAGAGCGAAAAAGTGCTAAAAGGACTAAATAAATCGACCTTTGACCGCGAAAAAGAGCTAGCAGATAACTTTGGCTCAGAGATCAGAAACAAGGCCTTTATGTTACTTTTGCACGCCAATCACTTTGAAAAAAACGCATTTAGCGACGAGCTAGCAGACTACCTGATCGCTCGCATAGATAAGCTGCATTCGACACAGGAGCGCGCATTTACGCTAAGAGCGCTAAGAGCATATATCAAAGACGTCTCAAGCGAGAACAAATTTAAGCTAATCGCCGACGGACACGATCTAAATTTCGACGGTCGCGGAGCTATCAACATCGCTCCTAAAAAGCCTGAGATTACTATCGTACCTGAAAACGGCGCAGCCGTGTATCTAGGCGTTAGCGCGTCAGGCTACAAAAAGCTAGACGTAAATCACAAATTTGACAAGAAAGGGCTTGATATCTATAGAACCTTCGTCGGCAAAGACGGCAAAGAGATCGATATCAACGCACTAAAGGTAAACGATATCATCTACTCTAAGCTATCGCTAAAAACGAATGAGTTTATCAGAAACGGCGTGATAAACGAAACGATCAGCCCTTGCCTTGAGGTAGTAAACGAAAATATCGTACCAAACGTAAGAACTGAAGCTACGAAAAACTCTTTAACTCTCGAGCATCAAAACATCGAGGACGACAGAGTTTTGAGCTTTTATAGTTTGAGTGCCAGCAAGGATGCGCACGTGCTTTATACGCCTCTTCGAGTCGTTATGAGCGGCAAGTGCATGCTACCTGCGGTCATCACGGAAAACATGTACGACGAGAGTATGAGCGACTACGATCTAGCTCAGCACGAATTTATCGTCAAATGATCCTTTGCGAAGCGGTTTTTTAGCCGCTTCGCTTTCTTTGCCTATTCTTAAAAACAACCTATTTTAAACATACTATTAGCAAATTTGTAGTAAAATCCGACATTTTTTAAACAATTATTAAGGATAAAATATGGCGGAATTTTACGACGCAAAAGAAGTAGAAGATAAATTTTATAAAATTTGGGAAGAACGCGGATATTTCGAGATAGACGCAAACAAAAACATCCGCAAAGACGGACGTAAATTTTGCATCATGATGCCGCCTCCAAACGTAACTGGCTCGCTTCACATCGGGCACGCGCTAACCTTTACCCTGCAAGACATAATGACGCGCTACAAAAGAATGGACGGCCACAAAACGCTGTGGCAGCCGGGCCTTGATCACGCCGGTATCGCCACGCAAAACGTCGTTGAAAAGCAGCTCCTAGCCCAAGGCATCAAAAAAGAGGAGCTCGGACGCGAAAAATTCGTAGAAAAAGTCTGGGAGTGGAAAGAAAAAAGCGGCGGTATGATCGTTCACCAGATGCGTAAACTAGGCGTTTCTCCTGCATGGTCGCGCCAAAGATTTACGATGGATGAGGGACTAAGAATAGCGGTCAAAAAGGCATTCGTAAATCTCTACGAAAAAGGCTTAATTGTGCGCGAAAACTACATGATAAACTGGTGTACGCACGATGGTGCTCTTTCTGACATCGAGGTCGAGCATAAAGAAAACAAAGGCAAGCTTTATCATTTGAGATACTACCTTGCGGGAGAACAAGATAAATTTATCGTTGTGGCAACGACAAGGCCGGAGACCTACTTCGGCGATACCGCGGTAATGGTAAACCCAAGCGACGAACGTTATAAAAATTTGATCGGTAAAAAAGTCATCCTGCCGATAATCGGTCGCGAGATAAAGATCATCGCCGACGAGCACGTCGATATGGAGTTTGGAACAGGTCTTGTTAAAGTCACTCCCGCGCACGACACTAACGACTACGAAGTCGGCAAAAGGCATGATCTAGAGTTTATCACCGTTTTTGACGAAAAAGGCATCCTAAACGAGCAGTGCGCGCAGTTTAAGGGACTTGAGCGACTAGAGGCCAGAGACGTAATCGTAGCAGAACTAGAAAAGCTAGGAAACGTCGAAAAGATCGAAGACTACGAAAATCAAGTCGGCTACTGCTACCGCTGCAAAAACGTCGTCGAGCCATACATCTCAAAGCAGTGGTTCGTCAAAAAACAGATCGCAGACGACGCGATCGCAAAGGTCGGCGAAGGATTAGCCAAATTTTACCCGGCTCACTGGATAAACAGCTTTAACGCCTGGATGCGCGAGCTTCGCGACTGGTGTATCTCGCGCCAGCTATGGTGGGGGCATCAGATCCCGGTATTTTACTGTGACGCGTGCGGACACGAGTGGGCAGACGAAGGCGATCCGACGCAGTGTCCAAAATGCAAAAGCGCAAATTTCCATCAAGACCCAGACGTCCTAGATACCTGGTTTAGCTCGGGGCTTTGGCCGTTTAGCACGCTTGGCTGGGGCAACGGCGAGGAGCTAAAAAACGAGAAATGGTTTGACGGCGATTTGGCCGAATTTTACCCAAACAACCTGCTAATTACCGGATTTGATATTTTGTTTTTCTGGGTGGCTAGGATGATGTTTCAGGGCGAAAACGCGCTAGGCAAGCTGCCGTTTGACGATATTTATCTGCACGCTCTGGTTAAAGACGAGCAAGGCAGAAAAATGAGCAAGAGTCTAGGCAACGTCATCGATCCGCTCGTTAGCATCGATGAATACAGCGCCGACGTCCTACGCTTTACGCTTGCGCTGCTAGCCGTACAGGGACGCGACATCAAGCTAAGCGACGAAAAGATGAAGCTCGTGCGAAATTTTACGAACAAGCTTTACAACGCGAGCAAATATCTGCTGCTAAACGAGTCTAAATTTGCAAATTTAAGCGACGCCAAAATCGAAACGAAGCTTGGCAAATACATGCTAAGCCGCTTTAACAAGTGCGTGCGCGAGGTGCGAGAAAACATAGACGCCTACCGCTTTAATGACGCGGCAAACGCGATTTATAAATTTTTATGGGACGAGTTTTGCGACTGGGGCATCGAGCTTAGCAAAGCCGATAAGGGCAGCGTAAAAGAGCTTGGAGCGATATTTAAAGAGGCTATGAGGCTACTTAGCCCGTTTATGCCGTTCATCTCCGAGTACCTTTTCCACGAACTTAGCGGCTCAAATTTAGAAAACGCAAGCTCAATCATGATAGAGGCGTATCCGCAGGCTAAAGAGCGCGATTTACAGATAGAAAAGACCTTTGAGCTAGTGATCGAGGCGATAGTAGCTATCCGCCGCGCAAAGGCGACCATCGAGCAAGGCAACTCAAAAATCCCAAAAGCTTTCATCAAGCTAAACGGAAACGAAAATTTGACCGAGGCGACAAACTACATCTCGCTGCTAGCTAAGTGCGAACAGATCGAGTTTTGCGACGATAAAATCGAAAACGCCGCGCGCGACGTGAGCGAAAATTTAGAGGCGTTCGTGCCGCTTGAAGGCGTGGATATGAGCGCGGTGATCATGCGACTGCGGTCGCAAAAAACTAAACTAGAAAAAGAGATAGCAAAGCTCTCAAGTATGCTAAATAACGAGAAATTCGTAGCCTCCGCTCCGCAAGCCGTAGTCGAAGCCAACCGTGAAGGACTGCAAAGCGCGCAGGAGAAATTCGCCAAGGTATGCGACGAACTAAAGGTATTCGGCGAGTGAGTTGCTCGCTAAATTTTTAAATTTTAAATAAAGGAGAAAAAATGAAAGGCAGCATCGGTGGATTTACTTTAGGCACAGTCATAGCCGTCGCACTATCATGGGGAGCCAACAAAAGCATATTGTGGGCGATAATTCACGGATTTTTAAGTTGGATATACGTGATTTATTATTTGCTGATGAAGTGAAATTTCATCAGCAGCGAGCCGTTTTGCTCGCTAAATTTTAAAATTTAAAGGATAAAAAAATGAGCAAAAAAATAAAAATAGCGGTTTTAGGATATGGAAATTTAGGTCGCGGCGTAGAGCTTGCCGCTAGAAATAGCAAGGATTTAGAATTAACAGCAGTTTTTAGCCGCAGAAATCCAAGCGAAGTAAAAACATGCGGTGCGCCGGTGTTTAGCGCGGATGAAATTTTATCGCACAAGGGTAAATTTGATGTTTTAGTTCTTTGCGGCGGTAGCGCGACGGATCTACCGACTCAGACGCCAGAATTTGCGCTAAATTTCAATGTCGTAGATAGCTTCGATACGCACGCAAAAATCCCTGAGCACTTCGCTGCCGTAGACGCCGCAGCCAAAGCGGGCGGAAATGTAGGCATCATCGCCGTAGGCTGGGATCCGGGGCTGTTTTCGCTAAATAGACTATTTGGCGAGAGCGTGCTGGAAAACGGCAGCAGTTATACGTTTTGGGGTAAAGGCGTGAGCCAAGGCCACTCCGACGCTATCCGCAGAATCGAGGGCGTCGTGGATGCGCGCCAATACACCGTGCCGATAGAAAGCGCCTTGGAACGAGTTCGCGCTGGCGAAAACCCGAAACTTAGCACGCGCGAAAAGCACCTGCGCGAGTGCTACGTCGTAGCCGAGGACGGCGCCGATAAAGCGCGCATAGAAAAAGAGATAAAAACGATGCCAAACTACTTCGCCGACTACGACACGAGCGTGCATTTTATCGATCTTGCGACGCTTAAAAAAGAGCACGGCGGCATCCCTCACGGAGGATTCGTCCTGCGAAGCGGAGCGACTGGCGAGCGCGGAGAAAATAAACACTTGATCGAGTTTTTGCTAAAGCTTGATTCAAATCCCGAATTTACCGCAAGCGTGCTCGTAGCCTACGCGCGCGCGGCGTATCGTTTGGCGCAAAAGGGCGAGTGCGGCGCGCTTAGCGTATTTGACATCGCTCCGGCTCTTCTTTCGCCAAAGAGCGCAGACGAGCTAAGGCGCGAAATTTTATAAATTTTAGTAGCGCTTCGGCGGAATTATGAATGAGGAAATTTGAGTGATAAAAATAGAAAATTTAAAGAAATTTTACGGAGCGACGCAGATCATAGACGGCGTCAGCCTAACCGTAAAAAAAGGCGAAATTTTCGCCATCGTAGGCCACAGCGGCGCGGGTAAATCTACCCTGCTTCGCTGCATAAACGGCCTAGAGGACTATCAAGGCGGCAGCCTAAAGGTATTTGACAAAGAAATCTCGGCGCTAAAAGACAGAGAGCTAAGAGAACTTAGGCGAGATGTGGGGATGATATTTCAGCACTTCGCGCTGATGGCGAGGAAAACGGCGTTTGAAAACATCGCTACTCCGCTTAAATTTTGGAGTTACTCAGACGGCGATATCAAAAAAAGAGTGAGCGAGCTGCTAGAGCTAGTCGGCCTTGCAAACAAAGCCACAAGCTACCCCGGCGAGCTAAGCGGCGGACAAAAGCAGCGCGTCGCCATCGCCCGCGCCCTTGCGCTAAGTCCAAAAATTTTACTCTCCGACGAGGCTACCTCGGCGCTTGATCCAAATACGACGAATTCGATACTCGAGCTTTTAAAACAGATCAATCAAACGCTAAATATCAGCGTCGTTTTAGTTACGCACGAGATGGAGGTCGTAAAAAGCATCGCGCGCCGCGCAGTGCTGCTAGAAAGCGGCAAGATAATCGGCAGTGGCACGATCGAGGAGCTATTTTTAAAGCCAGATGAAAAGATGAAGGAATTCCTCGGCGAGGATGAAATTTTGCCGAGCGAGGGCGTAAATATCAGGCTATTTTTCCCAAAAGAAGTCGCACAAAACAGCGTCATCACGCATATGGCGCGCACGCTAAATATCGACTTTAACATCGTCTGGGGCAAGCTTGAAAAGCTAAACGAAAACGTGCTTGGCTCACTCGTTATAAACGTCGATCCTAAAGACGAAGCGCGCGTGACCGAGTACATCAAGCAAAGCGGCGTATTATGGGAGGTGGCGTGATGTTTGGCATAGATTTTTCTAAATTTCCCGACGTTTTCGAGCGCATTTTGCTCCCGGCTATCGGCGAGACGCTCTATATGAGCGTAGTTTCTACGCTTTTAGCGTTTCTCATAGGCCTGGTGCCCGCTATCTTGCTCGTTCTTTCGGCGCAAGACGGCCTAAAGCCAAACAAACCGCTATTTATCGCGCTTGATATCACGGTAAATACGCTAAGAAGCTTTCCTTTTATTATCCTCATCATCGTGCTTTTCCCGCTCACGCGCCTGATCGTAGGCACCAGTATCGGCACTAGCGCGGCTATCGTTCCGCTTACTATCGGCGCAGCACCGTTTATCGCTAGGCTGATCGAGAGCGCGCTAAAAGAGGTCGATAAAGGCATCATCGAGGCTGCCAGAAGCTTTGGTAGCTCAAATTTTCAGATTATTTTTAAGGTGATGTTCGTAGAGGCGCTGCCCGGCATCGTGGCTTCTATCACGCTCACGCTTATCGTTATCATCGGCTTTTCGGCGATGGCGGGGGCGGTCGGTGGCGGCGGACTGGGATCTGTTGCGATAAACTACGGCTATCAGAGATTTCGCCCGGATATCATGCTTTATACCGTCGTGATTTTAATCATAATGGTTCAA
This genomic window contains:
- a CDS encoding alpha-2-macroglobulin family protein, whose protein sequence is MRFRLIGLSLSCILAANLSAFTLDGSSKALDDGSVSIGVKYAQNEQSLIGKVTHKKIIECAPEITGAFEYGSSQIFFYPKKPLAKGISYSCKKGDSKVKFYGGDFVLSNMIEYSGDTFLAVFNDNVSEDEFAANFKIYDKQNLAKQNIKYKIVAKTPKSFQIKLLESGDNLVFAISKNLKNASGVNLADDFEVVQKVSNPDENFVDKPKAKTMFLNEVEGISLDNGKLAARLYLKDWIDSDNIKKFIKVDGVNSFEVGEMEYTSHQDPDGEYYYYYIDITSKDFKPQTTYKVTFYKGFGDDYSMLRENSSFNVAFGDLKPFLEFTDSGTYMSNLGEIGIKSVNTNTAKVVVEKLKEQNLRYFLNFTETPLDNYAEEVASKNYEIGGAQNEMQKSKIKLDFAEGGDGVYLVTVYYDKDKSVQKAVYLTDIGLSMKVSKDEVFLFANRLSKNEVVANADVKIYSTKNNLIASGITNDEGVFKFNKKDIGKDVSSAVLTLGKEQSFIALSQNKRLNEESNLDAKDRSETYSAYLHFASNIIRPQENIKGEIIIKNALFKSLSNMPVKLKIRDPQNKVILNKGVNTTELGVINFDEPVNSGLTGTFKFEVIFANKIIDSYDFSVESFTPQRIKNEVKLDKQIYALDDLIDVKLQSNYLFGGAAANLEGDVALNLYQQDYKNDKFKEYKFSNGEYAANGLDQFTKPVTLDNEGKGATAFKLQNKGKIASILKGTAVFTINDDGKNVSASNDFSVYPFDVMVGVRANDTYIDANSKLTLNFVSVDPLKDEELKDRQKAVEIKKAIWEYNYDKEGYLKWNKRYEKVFSDTLSGNEFVYDFSQSGDFIVVVSDILSGHSANLDIYVSGWDYGGTLQPTKELAKAKIKLNQKVYKKGDSLNVDVSSVLKSGIGIITVESENVKKYKVVNIQNNVANAKFDLDFDFEGLYVTASIMRVADNDVLPFRTYDKVYAKADKSYRATNVSIEAPKVVKSNSKFKTTVKTEPNAEVTLFAVDEGVLQVTNQKLKSPLDFFDKILNDGVLDYDIYANLSGFKKDGKVLSFGGDAAAALMEMRMAKFASPVDKKNVKTYIKMQTAKAGADGVANFDVEVPSDFNSEINLAVLSVIGDKLGFSVNAVKVKDDIILKPTQTAYLIQGDQVNYTLRVINTTKEPKTVALSIDTNLNAQLAVDSIELKPNENAKLNFVIDANATGKSYINFTANDGKNGYTYSQKLDVIHAYPLSTYAKNFQATVEKTFKLDEEFKRIRIDASSSIKGVLSANSDKLVNYPYGCSEQRSSKLFELNFLVLGGDDSKEAKAKEADRKRFVEAGLQDVINMQKTDGSIGYWHQLGYTNNFASIYAIDMLFTLEKSGFALDSHVKSKAIDWLKAFGSNDNLQALYAAYVLSTQKKLDRSKLNTLYDQKRYQNSALDGYLMAAILKNEGLNKESEKVLKGLNKSTFDREKELADNFGSEIRNKAFMLLLHANHFEKNAFSDELADYLIARIDKLHSTQERAFTLRALRAYIKDVSSENKFKLIADGHDLNFDGRGAINIAPKKPEITIVPENGAAVYLGVSASGYKKLDVNHKFDKKGLDIYRTFVGKDGKEIDINALKVNDIIYSKLSLKTNEFIRNGVINETISPCLEVVNENIVPNVRTEATKNSLTLEHQNIEDDRVLSFYSLSASKDAHVLYTPLRVVMSGKCMLPAVITENMYDESMSDYDLAQHEFIVK
- a CDS encoding valine--tRNA ligase, whose amino-acid sequence is MAEFYDAKEVEDKFYKIWEERGYFEIDANKNIRKDGRKFCIMMPPPNVTGSLHIGHALTFTLQDIMTRYKRMDGHKTLWQPGLDHAGIATQNVVEKQLLAQGIKKEELGREKFVEKVWEWKEKSGGMIVHQMRKLGVSPAWSRQRFTMDEGLRIAVKKAFVNLYEKGLIVRENYMINWCTHDGALSDIEVEHKENKGKLYHLRYYLAGEQDKFIVVATTRPETYFGDTAVMVNPSDERYKNLIGKKVILPIIGREIKIIADEHVDMEFGTGLVKVTPAHDTNDYEVGKRHDLEFITVFDEKGILNEQCAQFKGLERLEARDVIVAELEKLGNVEKIEDYENQVGYCYRCKNVVEPYISKQWFVKKQIADDAIAKVGEGLAKFYPAHWINSFNAWMRELRDWCISRQLWWGHQIPVFYCDACGHEWADEGDPTQCPKCKSANFHQDPDVLDTWFSSGLWPFSTLGWGNGEELKNEKWFDGDLAEFYPNNLLITGFDILFFWVARMMFQGENALGKLPFDDIYLHALVKDEQGRKMSKSLGNVIDPLVSIDEYSADVLRFTLALLAVQGRDIKLSDEKMKLVRNFTNKLYNASKYLLLNESKFANLSDAKIETKLGKYMLSRFNKCVREVRENIDAYRFNDAANAIYKFLWDEFCDWGIELSKADKGSVKELGAIFKEAMRLLSPFMPFISEYLFHELSGSNLENASSIMIEAYPQAKERDLQIEKTFELVIEAIVAIRRAKATIEQGNSKIPKAFIKLNGNENLTEATNYISLLAKCEQIEFCDDKIENAARDVSENLEAFVPLEGVDMSAVIMRLRSQKTKLEKEIAKLSSMLNNEKFVASAPQAVVEANREGLQSAQEKFAKVCDELKVFGE
- a CDS encoding diaminopimelate dehydrogenase; translated protein: MSKKIKIAVLGYGNLGRGVELAARNSKDLELTAVFSRRNPSEVKTCGAPVFSADEILSHKGKFDVLVLCGGSATDLPTQTPEFALNFNVVDSFDTHAKIPEHFAAVDAAAKAGGNVGIIAVGWDPGLFSLNRLFGESVLENGSSYTFWGKGVSQGHSDAIRRIEGVVDARQYTVPIESALERVRAGENPKLSTREKHLRECYVVAEDGADKARIEKEIKTMPNYFADYDTSVHFIDLATLKKEHGGIPHGGFVLRSGATGERGENKHLIEFLLKLDSNPEFTASVLVAYARAAYRLAQKGECGALSVFDIAPALLSPKSADELRREIL
- a CDS encoding methionine ABC transporter ATP-binding protein — protein: MIKIENLKKFYGATQIIDGVSLTVKKGEIFAIVGHSGAGKSTLLRCINGLEDYQGGSLKVFDKEISALKDRELRELRRDVGMIFQHFALMARKTAFENIATPLKFWSYSDGDIKKRVSELLELVGLANKATSYPGELSGGQKQRVAIARALALSPKILLSDEATSALDPNTTNSILELLKQINQTLNISVVLVTHEMEVVKSIARRAVLLESGKIIGSGTIEELFLKPDEKMKEFLGEDEILPSEGVNIRLFFPKEVAQNSVITHMARTLNIDFNIVWGKLEKLNENVLGSLVINVDPKDEARVTEYIKQSGVLWEVA
- a CDS encoding methionine ABC transporter permease; this translates as MFGIDFSKFPDVFERILLPAIGETLYMSVVSTLLAFLIGLVPAILLVLSAQDGLKPNKPLFIALDITVNTLRSFPFIILIIVLFPLTRLIVGTSIGTSAAIVPLTIGAAPFIARLIESALKEVDKGIIEAARSFGSSNFQIIFKVMFVEALPGIVASITLTLIVIIGFSAMAGAVGGGGLGSVAINYGYQRFRPDIMLYTVVILIIMVQIFQSLGNFIYKITKK